In Nicotiana tabacum cultivar K326 chromosome 11, ASM71507v2, whole genome shotgun sequence, a single window of DNA contains:
- the LOC142165981 gene encoding uncharacterized protein LOC142165981 — protein MEKWHWSRGAWSKMNNPKHSFICWLAMRRKLLTKDRTLTMGITQDNDYMLCVGQTESIDHLFFECTFSKMCLEKVLKWLGMNIEVNSIWRRITRIAKGKVGRSFTEAVVAAIIYHIWRARNKAVWLQKVPRPQTILKQIQYTYQHRCLEVIQKKKRQKEKS, from the coding sequence ATGGAGAAATGGCATTGGAGCAGAGGGGCATGGAGCAAAATGAATAATCCTAAGCATAGTTTCATTTGTTGGCTTGCAATGCGTAGGAAACTATTGACAAAAGATAGAACACTAACAATGGGGATTACACAAGACAATGACTATATGCTATGTGTTGGACAAACAGAATCGATTGACCACCTATTTTTTGAATGCACATTCTCTAAGATGTGCTTAGAAAAGGTGCTTAAATGGCTTGGGATGAATATAGAGGTGAATAGTATATGGAGAAGAATAACTAGAATAGCTAAAGGGAAAGTAGGAAGATCGTTTACAGAGGCAGTGGTAGCAGCAATCATATACCACATTTGGAGAGCCAGAAATAAAGCAGTCTGGTTGCAGAAAGTACCAAGACCTCAAACAATACTAAAGCAAATACAATACACATATCAGCATAGATGTTTGGAAGTtatacagaaaaagaaaagacagaAAGAGAAGAGCTGA